In a genomic window of Flavobacterium sp. KACC 22761:
- the rlmD gene encoding 23S rRNA (uracil(1939)-C(5))-methyltransferase RlmD — MGRKNTDKVVFHQIEVLDAGAKGVSVAKAPDGKVIFIPNVVPGDVVDVQTFKKRKAYYEGKAVKFHELSKHRIDPICDHFGVCGGCKWQNMKYSQQLYYKQNEVKNHLQRIGKVELPEFEDILGSEKQFFYRNKMEFSFSNSRWLTEKEIGSTEDLGNRNALGFHIPKMWDKILDIQKCHLQEDPSNAIRNEIRAFANEHNLVFFNPREHSGLLRTLMIRTASTGEIMVLIQFFEDDKANRELVLDHLYEKFPQITSLQYVVNAKQNDTIYDQDIKLYKGRDYILEEMEGLKFSINAKSFYQTNSDQAYELYKITRDFAGLTGNETVYDLYTGTGTIAQFVSKKAKKVIGVESVPEAILDAKANAERNNITNCEFFVGDMKVVFNEAFIAQHGKPDVIITDPPRDGMHALVIDQILKIAPKKVVYVSCNSATQARDLALMDEKYKVTRVRPVDMFPQTHHVENVVLLELR, encoded by the coding sequence ATGGGAAGAAAAAATACAGACAAAGTTGTCTTTCATCAAATTGAAGTATTAGACGCAGGAGCAAAAGGAGTATCAGTTGCAAAAGCTCCAGACGGAAAAGTAATCTTTATTCCGAATGTTGTGCCTGGTGATGTTGTTGATGTACAGACATTCAAAAAAAGAAAAGCATATTACGAAGGAAAAGCCGTAAAATTTCATGAATTATCAAAACACCGTATTGATCCTATCTGTGATCATTTTGGAGTTTGCGGCGGATGCAAATGGCAAAATATGAAATACAGCCAACAGTTGTATTACAAACAAAATGAAGTCAAAAATCATTTACAACGAATTGGAAAAGTTGAACTTCCTGAATTTGAAGATATTTTAGGTTCAGAAAAACAGTTTTTCTACAGAAACAAAATGGAGTTTTCGTTTTCAAACAGCCGTTGGTTGACTGAAAAAGAAATTGGAAGCACTGAAGATCTAGGAAACAGAAATGCATTAGGATTCCATATTCCAAAAATGTGGGATAAAATTCTAGATATCCAAAAATGTCATTTGCAAGAAGATCCTTCAAATGCGATCAGAAACGAAATTAGAGCTTTTGCTAATGAGCATAATTTAGTCTTTTTTAATCCAAGAGAGCATTCTGGATTATTGAGAACTTTAATGATTCGTACCGCTTCAACTGGCGAAATCATGGTTTTGATTCAGTTTTTTGAAGATGACAAAGCAAATCGTGAGTTGGTTTTGGATCATTTATATGAAAAATTCCCGCAGATTACCTCATTGCAATATGTGGTAAATGCAAAACAAAATGATACCATTTACGATCAAGATATCAAACTTTATAAAGGAAGAGATTATATCTTGGAAGAAATGGAAGGTTTGAAATTTAGCATCAACGCTAAATCTTTCTATCAAACAAATTCTGATCAAGCTTACGAATTATACAAAATTACACGCGATTTTGCTGGATTGACAGGAAACGAAACCGTGTATGATTTATATACAGGAACTGGGACTATTGCTCAGTTTGTTTCGAAAAAAGCGAAAAAAGTAATTGGTGTTGAAAGTGTTCCTGAAGCCATTTTAGACGCAAAAGCAAATGCTGAACGCAATAACATTACTAATTGTGAGTTTTTTGTTGGAGACATGAAAGTCGTTTTCAACGAAGCTTTTATTGCGCAACACGGCAAACCTGATGTTATCATTACAGATCCGCCGAGAGATGGAATGCATGCATTGGTAATTGATCAAATCTTGAAAATTGCTCCAAAAAAAGTAGTTTATGTAAGTTGTAATTCGGCTACACAAGCACGTGATTTAGCTTTAATGGACGAAAAATACAAAGTTACCAGAGTACGTCCAGTGGATATGTTTCCGCAAACGCATCATGTTGAAAATGTTGTACTTTTAGAACTTCGCTAA
- a CDS encoding HAMP domain-containing sensor histidine kinase, whose protein sequence is MKFLFVAFIGIHIPLIGILFFVLFSANDISAISILIFALVMTLVATLATLFILKKLIKPISIASKSLDDYRNNRKLSVLPTEYNDEAGLLMRNIQESIYESESFINEKQDLIYMLSHDLKNFAGNPQGLARLILSENPSESVKHLAELICESTNLQFRYIDNFIKLLKEQDQVANPNPEARTVVFSNIVHFINEQVEQRLLDKNITMNLSLEISEAELRIDEGLLIQVLVNLISNAIKFSFFDSEIKVRIYNEDSKLAITVADKGVGFDKNQIEELFKKFTKMSRLGTANELSTGIGLYLCKKIIERHKGTLTASSEGKNKGAEFKIEFEL, encoded by the coding sequence TTGAAATTTTTGTTTGTTGCCTTCATAGGAATACATATCCCTTTAATTGGTATTTTGTTCTTTGTGTTGTTTTCAGCGAACGATATTTCAGCAATTTCGATTTTGATTTTTGCCTTGGTTATGACTTTGGTAGCAACTCTTGCGACTTTATTTATTTTAAAAAAATTAATCAAGCCCATCTCAATTGCCTCAAAATCTCTCGATGATTATCGAAATAATCGAAAACTTTCTGTTTTGCCTACTGAATATAATGATGAGGCTGGATTGTTAATGCGCAATATTCAGGAATCAATTTACGAATCTGAAAGTTTTATCAACGAAAAACAAGATTTGATTTATATGCTTTCGCATGATTTGAAAAATTTTGCTGGAAATCCGCAAGGATTGGCGCGATTAATTTTAAGCGAAAATCCATCTGAGTCAGTAAAACATTTGGCAGAATTAATTTGTGAATCGACCAATTTACAATTTCGATACATCGATAACTTTATAAAGCTTTTGAAAGAGCAAGATCAGGTCGCAAATCCTAATCCTGAAGCAAGAACAGTTGTTTTTTCAAATATTGTACATTTTATTAATGAACAAGTCGAGCAAAGGCTTTTAGATAAAAACATTACAATGAATCTAAGTTTGGAAATTTCTGAAGCCGAACTTAGAATAGATGAAGGTTTGTTGATTCAAGTTTTGGTGAATTTGATTAGCAACGCTATCAAATTCTCTTTTTTTGATAGCGAGATTAAAGTTCGAATTTATAATGAAGATTCTAAATTAGCTATAACAGTGGCAGATAAAGGCGTTGGTTTCGATAAAAATCAAATTGAGGAATTATTTAAAAAATTCACCAAAATGAGCCGATTGGGAACTGCAAACGAATTGTCAACCGGAATTGGCCTTTATTTATGCAAAAAAATAATCGAACGCCACAAAGGTACCTTGACAGCCAGTAGCGAAGGAAAAAACAAAGGCGCCGAATTTAAGATTGAATTTGAGCTTTAG